From the genome of Henckelia pumila isolate YLH828 unplaced genomic scaffold, ASM3356847v2 CTG_601:::fragment_2:::debris, whole genome shotgun sequence, one region includes:
- the LOC140873465 gene encoding protein SIEVE ELEMENT OCCLUSION B-like, with protein sequence MASRDMFPSTKTVTFAPEKVPTTKAPVFNGVAKDFETDQRLKPSHEMEHNVVKPLPLGVPVPGRGQLMKSGGERAFFSADDNALTKQILGTHSPEIEDFDVKPVLFIAEDIIHLAKPLTADSTAVAPIRAHLDTLDNKVVSSSYHDTVTQSSYHDTIAQSSYHDTEIVKLMAFPINKISTEILCKCSSGTEAHSLTMDLLKSLSNYSWDAKVVITFAAFSINYGEFWLVEQLHTKNPLAKNIATLKDLPSTMEHASDLRRKFEAVVDLLTAITKVTHCIIEFKELPSTYINRESPEVEVATAHIPIAVYWIIRSLLASSSVLLNLIGTGHEYISSTAESWEISSLAHKLSVMMDHLQKQLKICKDLIDRKKSEDSYTAFKKLMEVAHIDNMKVLRGMIRATDDQRPLYDGSKRFNERLEGLRAKYVLLLISDLDLPHEELNVLHMIYNQQQIRHEYEVLWLPVVNRTNTLSQSQEAQFKELKNNNMPWFSVEHPSLIEQVAIRYIQEVWKFVHMPMLVVLDPQGKPSNLDALPMMWIWGSLAFPFTKTREAALWSENTWNIELLADSIDARIPDWIRENRVICLYGGEDIDWIRRFTVSARAAANALNIPLEMLYVGKRNPKDKVRRCHEIIDREKLSHIFSLKEYYDYVWYFWVRLWSMWNSKKNTALTVDDDHVMQQIMDVLTFDSSEQGWAVFSRGNNEMTKGKGDIVLPVLETYNTWGYKVDHPDKFVTVLDTEIRGIHPEHHCNRLILPGHAGYIPERVICSECGKIMDKYVMYRCCTD encoded by the exons ATGGCTAGCCGGGACATGTTTCCTTCAACAAAGACCGTTACATTTGCCCCCGAAAAGGTTCCAACTACGAAAGCTCCCGTCTTCAATGGAGTTGCCAAGGATTTCGAAACTGATCAAAGGTTAAAGCCAAGCCATGAAATGGAACACAACGTCGTCAAGCCCCTTCCACTGGGTGTGCCTGTCCCTGGTAGAGGCCAGCTCATGAAAAGTGGGGGGGAACGTGCCTTCTTTTCTGCAGATGATAATGCACTAACCAAGCAAATTCTGGGAACCCATTCTCCAGAAATCGAAGATTTCGATGTCAAGCCGGTTCTTTTCATAGCGGAGGATATCATTCATCTGGCGAAACCTTTGACTGCTGATTCTACTGCT GTTGCTCCAATTCGAGCCCATTTGGACACGCTTGACAACAAGGTCGTCTCCAGTTCCTACCATGATACTGTCACTCAAAGTTCTTACCACGATACCATCGCTCAAAGTTCTTACCACGACACTGAAATAGTTAAACTAATGGCATTTCCCATCAACAAGATTTCCACCGAG ATACTATGCAAATGTAGTTCCGGAACAGAAGCTCATTCACTGACCATGGACCTCCTAAAATCACTGTCAAACTACTCATGGGATGCCAAGGTGGTCATTACCTTTGCTGCTTTCTCCATCAACTATGGCGAGTTCTGGCTCGTTGAGCAACTTCACACCAAAAATCCACTAGCCAAGAATATTGCCACACTCAAAGATTTACCTAGCACAATGGAACATGCCAGTGATTTAAGAAGGAAATTTGAGGCGGTAGTTGACCTCTTAACTGCGATAACGAAGGTGACCCACTGTATTATAGAATTCAAGGAGCTTCCGTCTACGTACATTAACCGCGAATCACCAGAAGTGGAGGTTGCCACTGCTCATATTCCAATAGCTGTTTATTGGATTATAAGGAGTCTTCTGGCAAGTTCATCCGTTCTCCTGAACCTTATCGGCACTGGTCACGA GTACATCTCTTCAACTGCTGAGTCATGGGAGATATCAAGTTTGGCCCATAAGCTCTCGGTCATGATGGATCACCTGCAAAAGCAACTGAAAATTTGCAAGGACTTAATTG ATAGGAAGAAGTCTGAAGATTCATACACTGCATTCAAGAAACTGATGGAGGTTGCTCACATCGACAACATGAAAGTACTCAGGGGGATGATTCGTGCCACAGATGATCAAAGGCCACTCTATGATGGTTCTAAGAGATTTAAT GAAAGGCTCGAGGGACTGAGGGCAAAGTACGTACTACTGCTGATTTCAGATCTCGACCTGCCTCACGAGGAGCTAAATGTCCTTCATATGATCTACAACCAACAACAAATAAGGCATGAGTACGAGGTTTTATGGCTTCCCGTTGTCAACCGAACAAACACACTTTCCCAATCACAGGAGGCACAATTTAAGGAACTGAAGAACAATAATATGCCATGGTTTTCGGTGGAACACCCTTCATTGATTGAGCAGGTAGCCATCAGATACATCCAAGAGGTCTGGAAATTTGTCCACATGCCGATGCTCGTAGTATTGGATCCACAGGGGAAACCATCCAATCTTGACGCTTTACCCATGATGTGGATTTGGGGCAGTTTAGCTTTCCCCTTCACTAAAACCAGGGAGGCGGCTCTCTGGTCAGAAAACACCTGGAACATCGAACTGTTAGCAGATTCTATCGATGCACGAATTCCAGACTGG ATCAGGGAGAACAGAGTGATATGCTTGTATGGAGGGGAGGACATTGACTGGATCCGTAGGTTCACTGTGTCAGCCAGAGCAGCTGCTAATGCCCTAAATATACCTCTTGAAATGCTCTATGTTGGCAAGCGCAACCCAAAGGATAAAGTCCGACGGTGCCATGAAATAATCGATAGAGAGAAACTAAGCCACATCTTCTCACTCAAGGAATACTACGACTATGTGTGGTACTTCTGGGTGAGGCTGTGGAGCATGTGGAACTCCAAGAAAAACACTGCCTTAACGGTGGACGACGACCATGTGATGCAGCAGATCATGGACGTGCTGACATTTGACAGCAGTGAGCAAGGGTGGGCAGTTTTTAGCAGGGGAAACAATGAGATGACCAAGGGAAAAGGCGACATAGTGCTGCCCGTTTTAGAAACTTACAACACTTGGGGGTACAAGGTGGATCATCCCGACAAGTTTGTGACGGTGCTGGATACGGAGATACGTGGTATCCACCCTGAACACCACTGCAACCGCCTCATCCTGCCGGGGCATGCTGGATACATCCCCGAGCGGGTGATTTGCTCCGAGTGTGGCAAGATCATGGATAAGTACGTCATGTACAGATGCTGCACCGACTAG
- the LOC140873466 gene encoding glycosyl hydrolase 5 family protein, whose amino-acid sequence MGRLRSNFHLYFLSPLLLFIFISTRVFTVAQPLSTDSRWIVDESGKRIKLACVNWPAHLEVVVAEGLSKKPLDAISAEILDMGFNCVRLTWPLFLFTNDSLASITVKQSFKNLGLVESIAGFQANNPSLMNLTLINTYQAVVASLARNNVMVILDNHISKPGWCCSNFDDNGFFGDKYFNPDLWIKGLTKVATTFNATKNVVGMSLRNELRGPKQNINDWYRYMQKGAEAVHAANPDVLVILSGLKFDKDLSFLSSKPVNLSYSNKTVFELHWYSFTDGTAWQSGNPNQVCGQVVDDIMKRATFLLEQGYPLFVSEFGVDMRGINVNDNRFLNCFVGWAAEFDVDWALWALTGSYYLREGVIGLDETYGVYNWNWCGARNTSMLQKLSVLQSPFRGPGYSETRPHKILFHPMTGLCVKRVLSLLKPLVLGSCSEALAWSYTPQKTLTIKGTYFCLQADKLGQPAKLGIICGGDSSKWEAISDSKMHLSSKLEDGTGVCLDIDSGNNIVTNGCKCLDNKNNTCDPGSQWFKIIDSTRRNLGIYYVLKNVAKDHFLGGFS is encoded by the exons ATGGGAAGGCTGAGATCCAATTTCCACCTATATTTTCTTTCTCCTCTGCTGCTATTCATCTTCATATCCACCAGAGTTTTCACAGTGGCTCAGCCGCTCTCCACAGACTCGCGGTGGATCGTCGATGAATCAGGCAAGCGCATAAAGCTGGCATGTGTAAACTGGCCGGCACATTTAGAGGTGGTGGTGGCGGAAGGGCTGAGCAAGAAGCCACTGGATGCTATTTCTGCGGAAATTCTTGACATGGGATTCAACTGTGTTAGACTAACATGGCCACTTTTCTTGTTTACCAATGATTCATTGGCTTCTATTACTGTCAAACAATCTTTCAAGAACCTGGGATTGGTCGAATCCATCGCAGGTTTCCAGGCAAATAATCCATCACTAATGAATCTTACTCTCATCAATACTTACCAG GCAGTGGTAGCTAGTCTTGCTAGGAACAACGTGATGGTGATACTAGACAACCATATAAGCAAGCCGGGTTGGTGCTGCAGCAATTTTGATGACAATGGCTTTTTCGGGGACAAGTATTTCAACCCGGACCTGTGGATCAAGGGCCTAACAAAGGTTGCCACCACTTTCAATGCAACCAAAAATGTAGTTGGCATGAGCTTGAGGAACGAACTCAGAGGCCCTAAACAAAATATCAATGATTGGTACAG GTAcatgcagaaaggagcagaagcaGTACATGCTGCCAACCCCGACGTTCTTGTCATTTTGTCTGGGTTGAAATTCGACAAAGATCTTTCTTTTCTCAGTAGCAAACCGGTGAATTTGAGTTACTCTAACAAGACGGTGTTTGAGCTTCACTGGTATAGTTTCACAGATGGCACGGCATGGCAATCAGGCAATCCTAACCAAGTATGTGGGCAAGTAGTAGATGACATAATGAAGAGAGCAACTTTTTTGTTGGAGCAAGGGTACCCCTTGTTTGTGAGTGAATTTGGGGTGGATATGAGAGGCATTAACGTGAATGACAACAGATTCTTGAATTGTTTTGTCGGTTGGGCAGCCGAATTCGACGTGGATTGGGCATTGTGGGCTCTAACAGGAAGTTATTATTTAAGAGAAGGGGTGATTGGATTAGATGAAACTTATGGAGTTTATAATTGGAATTGGTGTGGTGCAAGGAACACAAGTATGTTACAAAAGTTATCTGTTCTTCAATCTCCTTTTAGAG GGCCAGGTTATTCTGAAACACGTCCACATAAGATACTTTTCCATCCAATGACAGGCCTATGTGTGAAAAGAGTATTGTCATTACTAAAGCCCTTGGTCTTAGGTTCATGCTCCGAAGCCTTAGCATGGAGCTACACTCCCCAGAAAACCTTGACAATAAAGGGAACATATTTTTGTCTACAAGCAGACAAATTGGGGCAGCCTGCAAAGCTTGGTATAATCTGCGGCGGTGACAGCTCAAAATGGGAAGCTATTTCAGACTCCAAGATGCATCTATCTTCGAAACTTGAAGATGGCACCGGCGTGTGTTTGGACATAGATTCAGGGAACAACATTGTCACAAATGGTTGCAAATGTTTGGATAATAAGAACAATACGTGCGATCCGGGAAGCCAGTGGTTCAAGATCATTGACAGCACAAGACGCAATCTCGGGATCTACTATGTCCTGAAAAATGTAGCCAAGGATCATTTTCTAGGAGGTTTTAGTTAG
- the LOC140873441 gene encoding mRNA export factor GLE1 isoform X1 — protein sequence MGAINLELRCPQNVNGITADPQPDWSFDSLLSELDTIEKKLITSSDLSLPFDKKQPRNLRPSKENYCSKGRFMMHVSDHELFSDSDIEDDVVNASMFSGRRYGLDELYMSDDSDHEFPVDAQCHLMDKVGLAEGALHELSHEFQLYVSEEVRNKISIFETNLVSENEKFASQIANIDKHRRIQQERERKFDLQYQRTIAEALDNHLTDVQRDHEHISQLEEKRIRDDAAREEAKRKEKALIEEKIHQERIKAEEEARLQAERAEMAKVAAEAEKQSVEEKKLAEKQAAEAAATKNAAETLRNGVPKILDYSKETLGQVVATGFDDKKQVSLSERNMTRASKNALELEKKRLQIYEKLTLENEAIKASSNQGNRRTGQNFNRLIKTISATVENVRTKADELVNLIRSPEYPQSASILSFAEKVVFNCENSQKSDGFIFSCSRVIVLVTSKIPLALDILMAELNRVCMYTVPKFVEYSPVLFQTREAYFKAIGYKEIDGKIESTDSYVERLSSIMRLYGALVQTEIGGFQNLHGLNEGWAWLARFLNSLPANLYTAVALQNFLEIQKSI from the exons AT GGGAGCCATTAATTTGGAACTTCGTTGTCCGCAAAATGTTAATGGAATTACTGCCGACCCACAGCCTGACTGGAGCTTTGATAGCTTGCTATCAGAGCTTGATACCATTGAAAAGAAGCTCATCACGAGTTCAGATCTTTCTCTACCTTTTGACAAGAAGCAACCtag AAACTTGAGACCTTCAAAGGAGAATTATTGCAGCAAAGGGAGATTTATGATGCATGTGTCAGATCATGAATTGTTTTCTGATAGCGACATTGAAGACGATGTTGTTAACGCATCCATGTTTTCAGGCAGAAGATATGGTTTGGATGAACTCTATATGAG TGATGATTCTGATCATGAGTTTCCTGTTGATGCTCAATGTCATTTGATGGATAAAGTGGGATTAGCAGAAGGTGCACTACATGAGCTAAGTCATGAATTCCAGCTTTATGTTTCG GAGGAAGTGAGAAATAAAATATCGATCTTCGAGACAAATTTGGTCTCGGAAAATGAGAAGTTTGCTTCTCAAATTGCTAACATCGATAAGCATAGGAGGATACAACAAGAGAGGGAGCGGAAATTTGATTTGCAGTATCAACGTACCAT TGCAGAAGCACTTGATAATCACCTTACAGATGTGCAAAGAGATCACGAGCACATATCGCAACTAGAAGAGAAACGAATAAGAGATGATGCAGCTCGTGAAGAGGCTAAAAGGAAAGAGAAGGCTCTCATAGAAGAAAAAATACATCAAGAGAGGATAAAAGCTGAAGAAGAG GCTAGGCTACAAGCTGAGAGAGCTGAAATGGCTAAAGTAGCTGCTGAAGCCGAGAAGCAATCTGTAGAAGAAAAGAAACTAGCTGAGAAGCAAGCTGCTGAAGCAGCTGCAACCAAAAATGCTGCTGAAACTTTAAGAAATGGTGTTCCCAAGATACTGGATTATTCGAAGGAAACTCTTGGGCAGGTCGTGGCTACAGGATTTGACGATAAGAAACAGGTTTCACTATCAG AAAGAAATATGACTAGAGCTTCAAAAAATGCTTTAGAATTGGAGAAAAAAAGACTACAGATTTATGAAAAGTTGACTTTGGAAAATGAGGCTATTAAAGCAAGTTCTAATCAG GGTAATCGAAGAACTGGACAGAATTTCAATAGACTGATTAAAACCATCTCTGCTACTGTAGAAAATGTCAG AACAAAAGCAGATGAGTTGGTCAATCTAATCCGCAGTCCAGAATATCCTCAATCTGCCAGTATCCTATCCTTCGCAGAAAAG GTTGTCTTCAACTGTGAAAATTCTCAAAAGAGCGACGGATTCATTTTTTCCTGTAGTCGTGTCATTGTTCTCGTCACCTCCAAG ATTCCATTGGCTTTGGACATTCTCATGGCAGAGTTAAACAGAGTTTGCATGTACACTGTGCCCAAATTTGTAGAATACTCTCCG GTATTGTTTCAAACCAGAGAGGCTTATTTCAAAGCTATTGGCTACAAGGAAATAGATGGAAAGATCGAGAGCACTGATAGCTATGTAGAGAGATTGAGTTCAATCATGAGACTCTATGGAGCTTTAGTGCAG ACTGAAATTGGTGGCTTTCAGAATCTCCATGGACTTAACGAAGGTTGGGCATGGCTTGCACGGTTTCTAAATTCTCTCCCGGCTAATCTTTATACCGCGGTTGCACTGCAAAATTTTCTTGAA ATACAGAAATCAATTTGA
- the LOC140873441 gene encoding mRNA export factor GLE1 isoform X2: MGAINLELRCPQNVNGITADPQPDWSFDSLLSELDTIEKKLITSSDLSLPFDKKQPRNLRPSKENYCSKGRFMMHVSDHELFSDSDIEDDVVNASMFSGRRYGLDELYMSDDSDHEFPVDAQCHLMDKVGLAEGALHELSHEFQLYVSEEVRNKISIFETNLVSENEKFASQIANIDKHRRIQQERERKFDLQYQRTIAEALDNHLTDVQRDHEHISQLEEKRIRDDAAREEAKRKEKALIEEKIHQERIKAEEEARLQAERAEMAKVAAEAEKQSVEEKKLAEKQAAEAAATKNAAETLRNGVPKILDYSKETLGQVVATGFDDKKQVSLSERNMTRASKNALELEKKRLQIYEKLTLENEAIKASSNQGNRRTGQNFNRLIKTISATVENVRTKADELVNLIRSPEYPQSASILSFAEKVVFNCENSQKSDGFIFSCSRVIVLVTSKIPLALDILMAELNRVCMYTVPKFVEYSPVLFQTREAYFKAIGYKEIDGKIESTDSYVERLSSIMRLYGALVQTEIGGFQNLHGLNEGWAWLARFLNSLPANLYTAVALQNFLEMSGYALYRRYRNQFEKLLRIIAQDFLKALKEGNSETVNAKLMKVKTSLINYIESSQFKKEPEGLQLRGHLDSNDFF, translated from the exons AT GGGAGCCATTAATTTGGAACTTCGTTGTCCGCAAAATGTTAATGGAATTACTGCCGACCCACAGCCTGACTGGAGCTTTGATAGCTTGCTATCAGAGCTTGATACCATTGAAAAGAAGCTCATCACGAGTTCAGATCTTTCTCTACCTTTTGACAAGAAGCAACCtag AAACTTGAGACCTTCAAAGGAGAATTATTGCAGCAAAGGGAGATTTATGATGCATGTGTCAGATCATGAATTGTTTTCTGATAGCGACATTGAAGACGATGTTGTTAACGCATCCATGTTTTCAGGCAGAAGATATGGTTTGGATGAACTCTATATGAG TGATGATTCTGATCATGAGTTTCCTGTTGATGCTCAATGTCATTTGATGGATAAAGTGGGATTAGCAGAAGGTGCACTACATGAGCTAAGTCATGAATTCCAGCTTTATGTTTCG GAGGAAGTGAGAAATAAAATATCGATCTTCGAGACAAATTTGGTCTCGGAAAATGAGAAGTTTGCTTCTCAAATTGCTAACATCGATAAGCATAGGAGGATACAACAAGAGAGGGAGCGGAAATTTGATTTGCAGTATCAACGTACCAT TGCAGAAGCACTTGATAATCACCTTACAGATGTGCAAAGAGATCACGAGCACATATCGCAACTAGAAGAGAAACGAATAAGAGATGATGCAGCTCGTGAAGAGGCTAAAAGGAAAGAGAAGGCTCTCATAGAAGAAAAAATACATCAAGAGAGGATAAAAGCTGAAGAAGAG GCTAGGCTACAAGCTGAGAGAGCTGAAATGGCTAAAGTAGCTGCTGAAGCCGAGAAGCAATCTGTAGAAGAAAAGAAACTAGCTGAGAAGCAAGCTGCTGAAGCAGCTGCAACCAAAAATGCTGCTGAAACTTTAAGAAATGGTGTTCCCAAGATACTGGATTATTCGAAGGAAACTCTTGGGCAGGTCGTGGCTACAGGATTTGACGATAAGAAACAGGTTTCACTATCAG AAAGAAATATGACTAGAGCTTCAAAAAATGCTTTAGAATTGGAGAAAAAAAGACTACAGATTTATGAAAAGTTGACTTTGGAAAATGAGGCTATTAAAGCAAGTTCTAATCAG GGTAATCGAAGAACTGGACAGAATTTCAATAGACTGATTAAAACCATCTCTGCTACTGTAGAAAATGTCAG AACAAAAGCAGATGAGTTGGTCAATCTAATCCGCAGTCCAGAATATCCTCAATCTGCCAGTATCCTATCCTTCGCAGAAAAG GTTGTCTTCAACTGTGAAAATTCTCAAAAGAGCGACGGATTCATTTTTTCCTGTAGTCGTGTCATTGTTCTCGTCACCTCCAAG ATTCCATTGGCTTTGGACATTCTCATGGCAGAGTTAAACAGAGTTTGCATGTACACTGTGCCCAAATTTGTAGAATACTCTCCG GTATTGTTTCAAACCAGAGAGGCTTATTTCAAAGCTATTGGCTACAAGGAAATAGATGGAAAGATCGAGAGCACTGATAGCTATGTAGAGAGATTGAGTTCAATCATGAGACTCTATGGAGCTTTAGTGCAG ACTGAAATTGGTGGCTTTCAGAATCTCCATGGACTTAACGAAGGTTGGGCATGGCTTGCACGGTTTCTAAATTCTCTCCCGGCTAATCTTTATACCGCGGTTGCACTGCAAAATTTTCTTGAA ATGTCTGGCTATGCCCTTTACCGAAGATACAGAAATCAATTTGAGAAGTTGCTCAGAATTATTGCCCAAGACTTCCTCAAAGCACTAAAAGAAGGCAACTCGGAGACAGTAAATGCCAAGCTGATGAAGGTGAAAACGTCTCTCATTAATTACATAGAGTCAAGCCAGTTCAAGAAGGAACCAGAAGGATTGCAACTGAGAGGCCACTTGGATTCGAATGATTTTTTTTGA
- the LOC140873442 gene encoding E3 ubiquitin-protein ligase RGLG1-like isoform X2 has protein sequence MGNNSTVPRTFSSSFDDGGYNHHHHHHHHHQCCTALHHHAPAAYSLAPQRQRRLDRKFSRIEDNYQTLDQVTAALSRAGLESSNLIVGIDFTKSNEWTGAKSFKRKSLHHVGNGQNPYEQAITIIGKTLSSFDEDNLIPCFGFGDASTHDQHVFSFYPDGRFCEGFEEVLTRYRQLVPQLRLSGPTSFAPVIETAMSIVEESRGQYHVLLIIADGQVTRSSDTPNSQLSSQEKKTVEAIVKASEYPLSIILVGVGDGPWDIMQEFDDNIPARAFDNFQFVNFTEIMSKSIDYSRKEAEFALSALMEIPYQYLATIELNILGHQTGNPPRKAALPPPSHGRVSSSGSSFMNYGSSSFPHSAPSYPAYESPSRNFYDNKGCPICESHSKDMAFGCGHRTCCDCGIGLVCCPMCGSTITTRIKLYP, from the exons ATGGGAAACAACAGCACAGTTCCAAGAACATTTTCATCTTCATTTGATGATGGAGGCTacaaccaccaccaccaccaccaccaccaccatcaGTGTTGTACCGCACTGCACCACCATGCTCCGGCGGCTTACAGCCTTGCGCCACAACGCCAACGCCGGCTGGACAGGAAATTCTCAAGAATTGAAGACAATTACCAAACATTGGATCAG GTAACGGCTGCTCTTTCCCGGGCGGGATTAGAGTCTTCCAATCTAATTGTTGGTATTGATTTCACAAAGAGCAATGAGTGGACAG GAGCCAAGTCTTTTAAACGGAAAAGCTTGCATCATGTTGGAAATGGCCAAAATCCCTATGAACAAGCCATAACCATCATTGGGAAAACCCTGTCATCTTTTGATGAAGATAACCTGATTCCATGTTTTGGCTTTGGAGATG CATCCACACACGATCAACATGTCTTTAGTTTTTATCCGGACGGAAGGTTTTGTGAGGGATTCGAAGAGGTGCTAACCAGATACCGGCAGTTGGTTCCTCAGCTTCGTCTCTCAG GTCCAACATCATTTGCACCGGTTATCGAAACTGCTATGAGCATTGTTGAGGAAAGTAGAGGCCAGTACCATGTTTTACTCATCATCGCAGATGGTCAG GTGACCAGAAGCAGTGATACACCAAATAGTCAATTGAGCTCACAGGAGAAGAAAACCGTTGAAGCTATAGTAAAAGCCAG TGAATACCCCTTATCAATTATCCTTGTTGGAGTTGGAGATGGCCCATGGGACATCATGCAGGAGTTCGATGATAACATTCCGGCAAGAGCGTTCGACAATTTTCAG TTCGTCAATTTCACAGAGATCATGTCAAAGAGCATTGATTATTCAAGAAAAGAGGCCGAATTCGCCCTCTCAGCCCTGATGGAAATACCTTATCAGTACCTTGCAACCATAGAACTCAACATACTGGG GCATCAGACAGGGAATCCTCCAAGGAAAGCCGCGCTTCCGCCACCTTCTCATGGCAGAGTTTCTTCCAGCGGCAGTTCATTTATGAATTATGGTTCAAGCAGTTTTCCGCACAGTGCTCCGTCTTATCCTGCCTATGAATCACCGTCGAGAAATTTTTATGACAACAAG GGTTGCCCAATTTGTGAGAGCCACTCCAAAGACATGGCTTTTGGCTGTGGACATCGG ACCTGTTGTGACTGTGGGATAGGCCTCGTTTGTTGTCCCATGTGCGGAAGCACAATCACGACAAGAATAAAATTGTATCCATAG
- the LOC140873442 gene encoding E3 ubiquitin-protein ligase RGLG1-like isoform X1 has product MGNNSTVPRTFSSSFDDGGYNHHHHHHHHHQCCTALHHHAPAAYSLAPQRQRRLDRKFSRIEDNYQTLDQVTAALSRAGLESSNLIVGIDFTKSNEWTGAKSFKRKSLHHVGNGQNPYEQAITIIGKTLSSFDEDNLIPCFGFGDASTHDQHVFSFYPDGRFCEGFEEVLTRYRQLVPQLRLSGPTSFAPVIETAMSIVEESRGQYHVLLIIADGQVTRSSDTPNSQLSSQEKKTVEAIVKASEYPLSIILVGVGDGPWDIMQEFDDNIPARAFDNFQFVNFTEIMSKSIDYSRKEAEFALSALMEIPYQYLATIELNILGRHQTGNPPRKAALPPPSHGRVSSSGSSFMNYGSSSFPHSAPSYPAYESPSRNFYDNKGCPICESHSKDMAFGCGHRTCCDCGIGLVCCPMCGSTITTRIKLYP; this is encoded by the exons ATGGGAAACAACAGCACAGTTCCAAGAACATTTTCATCTTCATTTGATGATGGAGGCTacaaccaccaccaccaccaccaccaccaccatcaGTGTTGTACCGCACTGCACCACCATGCTCCGGCGGCTTACAGCCTTGCGCCACAACGCCAACGCCGGCTGGACAGGAAATTCTCAAGAATTGAAGACAATTACCAAACATTGGATCAG GTAACGGCTGCTCTTTCCCGGGCGGGATTAGAGTCTTCCAATCTAATTGTTGGTATTGATTTCACAAAGAGCAATGAGTGGACAG GAGCCAAGTCTTTTAAACGGAAAAGCTTGCATCATGTTGGAAATGGCCAAAATCCCTATGAACAAGCCATAACCATCATTGGGAAAACCCTGTCATCTTTTGATGAAGATAACCTGATTCCATGTTTTGGCTTTGGAGATG CATCCACACACGATCAACATGTCTTTAGTTTTTATCCGGACGGAAGGTTTTGTGAGGGATTCGAAGAGGTGCTAACCAGATACCGGCAGTTGGTTCCTCAGCTTCGTCTCTCAG GTCCAACATCATTTGCACCGGTTATCGAAACTGCTATGAGCATTGTTGAGGAAAGTAGAGGCCAGTACCATGTTTTACTCATCATCGCAGATGGTCAG GTGACCAGAAGCAGTGATACACCAAATAGTCAATTGAGCTCACAGGAGAAGAAAACCGTTGAAGCTATAGTAAAAGCCAG TGAATACCCCTTATCAATTATCCTTGTTGGAGTTGGAGATGGCCCATGGGACATCATGCAGGAGTTCGATGATAACATTCCGGCAAGAGCGTTCGACAATTTTCAG TTCGTCAATTTCACAGAGATCATGTCAAAGAGCATTGATTATTCAAGAAAAGAGGCCGAATTCGCCCTCTCAGCCCTGATGGAAATACCTTATCAGTACCTTGCAACCATAGAACTCAACATACTGGG CAGGCATCAGACAGGGAATCCTCCAAGGAAAGCCGCGCTTCCGCCACCTTCTCATGGCAGAGTTTCTTCCAGCGGCAGTTCATTTATGAATTATGGTTCAAGCAGTTTTCCGCACAGTGCTCCGTCTTATCCTGCCTATGAATCACCGTCGAGAAATTTTTATGACAACAAG GGTTGCCCAATTTGTGAGAGCCACTCCAAAGACATGGCTTTTGGCTGTGGACATCGG ACCTGTTGTGACTGTGGGATAGGCCTCGTTTGTTGTCCCATGTGCGGAAGCACAATCACGACAAGAATAAAATTGTATCCATAG